One window of Helicobacter winghamensis ATCC BAA-430 genomic DNA carries:
- the plsX gene encoding phosphate acyltransferase PlsX, with amino-acid sequence MRIAVDAMGGDYGSVPLVQGSLQALKERDFTLVLVGDEQVIKPLIPANLQSKVEIVHCNDFIAMEESATSALKRKESSIYIAMEMLKNKAIDGVVSAGHSGATMSLATLKIGRLNNVLRPAICTLMPRIDGNKSLVLDAGANVDCKPENLFEFGIMGYEYARAILNYPKVRIGLLANGEEECKGNEMTKVAFELLKKHPNFIGNVEGNNIFDSNVEVIVCDGFVGNAVLKASEGVANSISFLLKKHIKASPIGIFGALFMKNVFKKLKKQIDYAEYGGAPLLGVNGNVIICHGKSNAKAMKNAVFQAILAYENAVNHNIEVALEKFKN; translated from the coding sequence ATGAGAATTGCCGTAGATGCAATGGGTGGGGATTATGGCTCTGTGCCACTTGTGCAAGGATCGTTGCAAGCCTTAAAAGAGCGTGATTTTACGCTTGTGCTTGTGGGCGATGAGCAAGTGATTAAGCCTTTAATTCCTGCAAATTTACAAAGCAAAGTGGAAATTGTGCATTGTAATGATTTTATTGCAATGGAAGAGAGTGCAACTTCTGCGCTAAAGCGAAAAGAGAGCTCTATTTATATTGCAATGGAAATGTTAAAAAACAAAGCCATAGATGGAGTTGTTTCTGCTGGGCATAGTGGTGCAACAATGAGTTTAGCCACACTAAAAATTGGGCGATTAAACAATGTTTTGCGTCCTGCAATTTGTACGCTTATGCCACGCATTGATGGAAACAAAAGCTTAGTTTTAGATGCTGGGGCAAATGTGGATTGCAAGCCAGAAAATTTGTTTGAGTTTGGAATTATGGGCTACGAATATGCAAGGGCGATTTTAAATTACCCTAAAGTGCGTATTGGTCTGCTTGCAAATGGAGAAGAAGAGTGCAAGGGCAATGAGATGACAAAAGTTGCTTTTGAGCTTTTAAAGAAGCATCCAAACTTTATAGGCAATGTGGAAGGGAACAATATTTTTGATAGCAATGTAGAAGTTATTGTTTGTGATGGCTTTGTAGGAAATGCTGTGCTAAAAGCAAGCGAGGGAGTTGCAAACTCTATTTCTTTTTTGCTAAAAAAACATATTAAGGCTTCCCCGATTGGAATTTTTGGGGCGTTGTTTATGAAAAATGTGTTTAAGAAGCTTAAAAAGCAGATTGACTATGCTGAATATGGTGGTGCGCCACTTCTTGGCGTAAATGGCAATGTGATTATTTGCCACGGAAAAAGCAATGCAAAGGCGATGAAAAATGCTGTTTTTCAAGCAATTTTGGCTTATGAAAATGCAGTGAATCATAATATTGAAGTCGCACTAGAAAAATTTAAAAACTAA
- a CDS encoding DUF177 domain-containing protein has translation MQLAFQKAFQTCKNGEKIPFLVQSDDKKAQLEGVLFYEKGHFNLLKLKGILKGSITLICDISGEEYEKILNEPLEFYLSDGIINLDNENFEDVIECENGNINLSEILNGELEIIRCDYHTKDD, from the coding sequence ATGCAATTAGCTTTTCAAAAGGCATTCCAAACCTGTAAAAATGGAGAAAAGATTCCATTTTTGGTTCAAAGCGATGATAAAAAAGCACAATTAGAAGGCGTGCTTTTTTATGAAAAGGGTCATTTTAATTTATTAAAATTAAAAGGAATCCTTAAGGGAAGCATTACTTTAATCTGCGATATTAGCGGAGAAGAATATGAAAAAATACTTAATGAGCCTTTAGAATTTTATCTAAGTGATGGCATTATAAATTTAGATAATGAAAATTTTGAAGATGTAATTGAGTGTGAAAATGGTAATATTAACTTAAGTGAGATTTTAAATGGCGAGTTAGAGATAATTCGTTGTGATTATCACACAAAAGATGATTAA
- a CDS encoding lytic transglycosylase domain-containing protein translates to MRYFLFLFCLLSLTCGATAQQHKQLHKAPTINQNITLDYLKKQPAGISRDFYIWLFLQQDISPKEAKEAYNLAIRKNAKLFGLYFKKGDNKTLSRQTICQRMPLDKLLKEDAKCVALALTTKNAESLDKATLRKISNTIQPHNPNLSKNLQILASKNPFESLITKDAKTFGSFYFAVSQEYRKHLNFKIPKEIIVRLINERNENFNRALKHMILSPNLKTFNASLTTIKPQSIINALDAETSFYLGLNAMHSNKKDQALSYFLHSQKLSKYPFNKNRATFWAFLASNDALYLQEVSQSKAVDIYSLSSIEMLQENPNYSIIYDVSTQAKNAEWDFKNPFEWERIRDSFKNLKTSNQDSAKKLLLKTNNAETKAHYVWLSRDFNKEYFLMPYREVFSKYNTDKQALLYALARQESLFIPTAISTSYALGLMQLMPFNVKAIAKELKQEQQVGYLDMFDPAINVPYAEYFTRPLVKEFNHPLFIAYAYNGGPGFTRRLLAKNYLFKKNNPLDPWYSMEMIPYEESRIYGKKVLANYIIYQRKLGKEVNLLDLLHDTLVY, encoded by the coding sequence ATGCGATATTTTCTTTTTCTTTTTTGTTTGCTAAGTCTTACTTGTGGCGCAACAGCACAACAGCATAAACAATTACACAAAGCCCCAACCATTAATCAAAACATCACGCTAGATTACCTTAAAAAACAGCCTGCTGGAATTTCAAGAGATTTTTATATTTGGCTATTCTTACAACAAGATATTAGCCCAAAAGAAGCAAAAGAAGCCTACAATCTCGCCATACGCAAAAATGCAAAACTCTTTGGACTCTACTTTAAAAAAGGCGACAATAAAACACTCTCACGCCAAACAATTTGCCAAAGAATGCCCCTAGATAAACTCTTAAAAGAAGATGCGAAATGTGTAGCCCTTGCACTCACAACAAAAAATGCAGAATCCTTAGATAAAGCCACACTAAGAAAAATCTCAAATACAATCCAACCCCATAACCCTAATCTTTCTAAAAACTTACAAATTCTAGCTTCTAAAAATCCCTTTGAATCCCTAATTACAAAAGATGCTAAAACCTTTGGTAGCTTTTATTTTGCAGTCTCTCAAGAATATCGCAAGCATTTAAATTTTAAGATTCCAAAAGAAATAATAGTGCGTTTAATCAATGAACGCAATGAGAATTTTAACCGCGCGCTAAAACATATGATTCTCTCACCAAACCTTAAAACATTTAATGCCTCACTTACAACCATTAAACCACAAAGCATTATTAACGCTCTTGACGCTGAAACCTCCTTTTATTTAGGCTTAAACGCAATGCACTCTAATAAAAAAGATCAAGCACTTTCTTATTTTCTACATTCCCAAAAGCTTTCAAAATATCCTTTCAATAAAAATCGTGCAACCTTTTGGGCTTTTTTGGCAAGTAATGATGCACTCTACTTGCAAGAAGTTTCACAATCTAAAGCAGTAGATATTTACAGTCTATCAAGCATTGAAATGCTTCAAGAAAATCCAAATTATAGCATTATCTATGATGTTTCAACACAAGCAAAAAATGCAGAGTGGGATTTTAAGAACCCATTTGAATGGGAAAGAATCCGTGATTCCTTTAAAAATCTAAAAACTTCTAATCAAGATTCCGCTAAAAAACTCTTGCTCAAAACAAATAATGCAGAAACTAAAGCGCATTATGTTTGGCTCTCACGCGATTTCAACAAAGAATATTTTTTAATGCCTTATAGAGAAGTCTTTTCTAAATATAACACTGATAAGCAAGCTCTTCTTTATGCGCTTGCTAGACAAGAAAGTCTCTTTATCCCAACAGCAATTTCTACTTCTTATGCACTAGGACTTATGCAGCTTATGCCTTTTAATGTTAAAGCTATTGCCAAGGAATTAAAACAAGAACAACAAGTGGGCTATTTAGATATGTTTGACCCAGCGATTAATGTGCCTTATGCAGAATACTTTACGCGCCCTTTAGTAAAAGAATTCAACCACCCTTTATTTATTGCTTATGCCTACAATGGCGGACCCGGCTTTACACGCCGCTTACTCGCTAAAAATTATCTTTTTAAAAAGAATAATCCCTTAGATCCTTGGTATAGTATGGAGATGATACCCTATGAAGAATCGCGCATTTATGGGAAAAAAGTGCTTGCAAACTATATAATTTACCAAAGAAAATTAGGCAAAGAAGTTAATCTATTAGACCTTTTACACGATACGCTTGTGTATTAG
- a CDS encoding sugar transporter, which translates to MQAVIAIAFAAFIFNTSEFIPIGLLTLIATDFGITEAKAGFLMSVYAWVVALASLPLMLACSRFDLRRLLLFVMGLFIVSHIFSTFADNYYMLMASRLGVACAHALFWSIATPMAVRVAPKGKESVAISFVIVGTSIALLAGLPLGRVIGLYLGWRVSFFSIGIVAFLVFLVLLKTLPQMPTSGAISLRSLPQLLKTPKLLGVYGITMCLVTAHFIAYSYIEPFLAQNAHFSQNAITATLIIFGAMGIVGGYLFSKYHDKYKETFLTFAIFGVFVALLLLKLLSFSGFGVVLVCLLWGLSIVMFGLAFQAKVLHLVPVGTSVAMSIFSGIYNVGIGSGAYFGGLITEYLSVGYVGYFGAFLAFFVCVYYKGSFAKKIP; encoded by the coding sequence ATGCAAGCTGTTATTGCAATTGCCTTTGCTGCATTTATTTTCAATACTTCAGAATTTATCCCTATTGGGCTTTTAACGCTTATTGCCACAGATTTTGGAATCACAGAAGCTAAGGCTGGATTTTTAATGAGTGTGTATGCGTGGGTTGTTGCGCTTGCTTCGTTACCTTTAATGCTTGCGTGTTCGCGTTTTGATTTAAGACGCCTTTTGCTCTTTGTAATGGGGTTATTTATCGTCAGCCATATTTTTTCTACATTTGCGGATAATTATTATATGTTAATGGCTTCAAGGTTGGGGGTTGCCTGTGCGCACGCATTGTTTTGGTCAATCGCTACGCCAATGGCGGTGCGCGTTGCTCCAAAGGGAAAGGAAAGCGTGGCGATTAGTTTTGTGATTGTAGGGACTAGTATAGCACTGCTTGCCGGGCTTCCTTTAGGGCGTGTGATTGGATTGTATTTAGGTTGGAGAGTGAGTTTTTTTAGCATTGGAATTGTAGCGTTTTTAGTCTTTTTGGTGCTATTAAAAACCTTGCCACAAATGCCAACAAGTGGAGCGATTTCCTTGCGTTCTTTACCACAGCTTCTAAAAACACCAAAGCTCTTAGGGGTTTATGGTATCACAATGTGCCTAGTTACTGCCCATTTCATTGCATATAGTTATATTGAACCATTTTTAGCGCAAAATGCGCATTTTAGTCAAAATGCAATTACGGCAACGCTTATAATCTTTGGTGCAATGGGGATTGTTGGGGGATATTTGTTTTCTAAATATCACGATAAATATAAGGAAACTTTTTTGACTTTTGCAATTTTTGGAGTTTTTGTTGCGTTATTGCTTTTGAAGCTTTTAAGTTTTAGCGGATTTGGCGTTGTTTTAGTCTGTTTGCTTTGGGGTTTATCTATTGTAATGTTTGGACTTGCTTTTCAGGCAAAGGTATTGCATTTAGTGCCTGTTGGAACTTCTGTTGCGATGTCTATTTTTTCTGGAATTTATAATGTTGGAATCGGAAGTGGTGCTTATTTTGGCGGATTAATTACAGAGTATTTAAGTGTAGGATATGTGGGCTACTTTGGAGCGTTTTTAGCATTTTTTGTTTGCGTGTATTACAAGGGAAGTTTTGCAAAAAAGATTCCATAG
- the rpmF gene encoding 50S ribosomal protein L32, which produces MAVPKRRVSKTRAAKRRTHYKLTLAVPVKDKDGSWKMPHRVNKFTGNYKSN; this is translated from the coding sequence ATGGCAGTACCAAAAAGACGCGTAAGTAAAACAAGAGCAGCAAAAAGAAGAACACATTACAAACTAACATTGGCGGTTCCTGTAAAAGATAAGGATGGTAGTTGGAAAATGCCGCACCGCGTAAATAAATTTACTGGAAATTACAAAAGCAACTAA
- a CDS encoding peroxiredoxin, with translation MLVTKKAPDFKASAVLANNQIVKDFELSKNLGKNGAVLFFWPLDFTFVCPSEIIAMDHRVKDFEAKGFNVIGVSIDSDVVHFAWKNTPVNQGGIGNVQFPMVADLNKQISRDYDVLFDESVALRGSFLIDKNQVIRHAVINDLPLGRNMDEMLRMCDALTFFEEHGEVCPAGWNKGDKGMKATTEGVAEYLAQNADKL, from the coding sequence ATGTTAGTTACAAAAAAAGCTCCCGATTTTAAAGCGTCTGCTGTTTTAGCAAATAATCAAATTGTAAAAGATTTTGAACTTTCAAAAAATCTTGGCAAAAATGGTGCAGTTTTGTTTTTCTGGCCTTTGGATTTTACTTTTGTTTGTCCATCAGAAATTATTGCAATGGATCATAGAGTGAAAGACTTTGAAGCAAAAGGATTTAATGTAATTGGTGTGTCTATTGACTCTGATGTTGTGCATTTTGCTTGGAAAAACACTCCTGTAAATCAAGGTGGAATCGGAAATGTGCAATTCCCTATGGTTGCAGATTTAAATAAACAAATTTCAAGAGATTATGATGTGTTGTTTGATGAGTCTGTTGCACTTAGAGGTTCTTTCTTAATTGATAAAAATCAAGTAATCCGCCACGCTGTAATTAATGATTTACCGCTTGGTAGAAATATGGACGAAATGCTAAGAATGTGTGATGCTTTAACATTCTTTGAAGAGCACGGAGAAGTATGTCCAGCTGGCTGGAATAAAGGCGATAAGGGAATGAAAGCAACAACAGAAGGTGTTGCAGAATATCTTGCACAAAACGCTGATAAATTATAA
- a CDS encoding HDOD domain-containing protein: protein MNPLLVETIKELPPLPQTVIELRNYVDSSGADLEVSKVAEILSKDPLIVGELLRLANSPFYGLSRQVSTIQQVVSLLGAGTIKNTVMANAIRSNFSINVSPYGLDNNAFLTNCSKEVDFISAWLREEDKALANELIPCAMLLRLGMILLSDMLIKSGKDKEFLEQNKANNFQDVHNLENQYCGVDSISFLGFLFNHWEFDERLIQSIAYIHNPHAATQEIKKNSYALAVTNCLFEPYHPLSQFNSKKSIALINEAIGQGVNFNMANFLAKLPEEAKENLIKDD from the coding sequence ATGAATCCTTTACTTGTAGAAACCATTAAAGAGCTACCACCGCTACCACAAACAGTTATAGAATTGCGTAATTATGTAGATTCCAGTGGAGCTGATTTGGAAGTCTCTAAAGTTGCAGAAATCCTTTCAAAAGATCCCTTAATTGTAGGCGAGTTGTTACGCCTTGCAAATTCTCCTTTTTATGGGCTATCACGCCAAGTTTCCACTATCCAACAAGTTGTATCTTTGCTAGGAGCTGGAACAATTAAAAACACTGTTATGGCAAATGCAATCCGCTCAAACTTCTCTATTAATGTTTCGCCCTATGGGCTAGATAATAATGCGTTTTTAACAAACTGCTCTAAGGAAGTGGATTTTATTTCAGCGTGGTTAAGGGAAGAAGATAAAGCACTTGCAAATGAGTTAATCCCTTGTGCAATGCTATTGCGCTTAGGAATGATTTTACTCTCTGATATGCTCATTAAATCTGGCAAGGATAAGGAATTTTTAGAGCAAAACAAAGCTAATAATTTTCAAGATGTGCATAACTTAGAAAATCAATATTGTGGAGTAGATAGCATTTCATTTTTAGGCTTCTTGTTTAATCACTGGGAGTTTGATGAACGCTTAATCCAAAGCATAGCCTACATTCATAACCCCCACGCAGCAACACAAGAAATAAAAAAGAATTCCTATGCGCTTGCAGTTACAAATTGTCTCTTTGAGCCTTATCATCCGCTTAGTCAATTCAATTCTAAAAAATCCATTGCGCTTATTAACGAAGCCATAGGGCAAGGTGTTAATTTCAATATGGCAAATTTTCTAGCAAAACTCCCAGAAGAAGCAAAAGAAAATCTCATCAAAGATGATTAA
- a CDS encoding MqnA/MqnD/SBP family protein encodes MRFGKIDYLNLLPFEVFVRAYPKLSQFQLFYNKKKSYPAHLNKEFLFQRIDAGFISSIAALRAKKERFQATNIGIIARKRVISVICLPEERGDDYQSATSNALLRVLGLKGRVLIGDRALVEVLQQEQNFREKGKGVTYLDMGEKWVQKEHLPFVFGRLCVRENKEFYAKLMRAFAKKKKIKIPYFMLKNTESKSGVEAKEILNYLQVLSYVIDKKAWFGVERFYRKLRILGIKPPKRF; translated from the coding sequence ATGCGTTTTGGAAAAATTGATTATTTAAATCTTTTGCCTTTTGAAGTCTTTGTGCGTGCTTATCCAAAACTTTCGCAATTTCAGCTATTTTATAATAAGAAGAAATCTTATCCTGCACATTTAAATAAGGAATTTTTGTTTCAACGCATTGATGCTGGGTTTATTTCATCTATTGCGGCTTTAAGGGCTAAAAAAGAGAGATTTCAAGCAACTAACATTGGAATCATAGCGCGTAAAAGAGTAATAAGTGTGATTTGTTTGCCAGAAGAGAGAGGTGATGATTATCAATCTGCAACTTCAAATGCGCTTTTAAGGGTATTGGGATTAAAAGGGCGTGTGTTAATTGGTGATAGAGCATTGGTAGAAGTGTTGCAGCAAGAGCAAAATTTTAGAGAAAAGGGAAAGGGGGTTACCTATTTGGATATGGGGGAAAAATGGGTGCAAAAAGAGCATTTGCCTTTTGTGTTTGGGCGTTTGTGCGTTAGGGAAAATAAGGAATTTTATGCAAAATTAATGCGTGCCTTTGCGAAAAAAAAGAAAATTAAGATTCCATATTTTATGCTTAAAAATACAGAGTCTAAAAGTGGAGTGGAAGCCAAAGAGATTTTAAATTATCTTCAAGTCCTATCTTATGTAATAGATAAAAAGGCTTGGTTTGGAGTGGAGCGGTTTTATCGTAAATTGAGAATTTTAGGAATTAAACCGCCAAAAAGATTTTAG
- a CDS encoding beta-ketoacyl-ACP synthase III, translated as MEKPIYASLSSIGAYIPSQIITNDDLSKIVETSDEWITKRTGIKERRFADDSEATSDLATKAAKLAIKRANLKSSDIDAVIVATISPDYFCMPSTACVVAHNLGIVGKPAFDIAAACSGFIYLLFLAKSLIESRAHKNILIIGAEKLSSIIDMQDRSTCVLFGDGAGAAVISQTQHKDLSILDVNCASNGQYQDFLMTPGCGSKNPVNDRVLQERLQFIKMKGNETFKLAVKTLTQDVIEILEKNNISKDFIDFFIPHQANLRIISAVGDALSFPKEKIALTVQKYGNTSAASIPMAINELYEEGRIQKGSKLLLDAFGGGLTWGSAILAFNGESLA; from the coding sequence GTGGAGAAGCCAATATATGCAAGTTTAAGCTCCATTGGTGCTTATATTCCAAGTCAAATTATTACAAACGATGATCTTTCTAAAATTGTAGAAACTAGCGATGAATGGATTACTAAACGCACAGGGATTAAAGAGCGTAGATTTGCTGATGATAGTGAGGCTACAAGTGATCTCGCCACAAAGGCTGCAAAATTAGCCATTAAGCGTGCAAATTTAAAGTCTAGTGATATAGATGCAGTGATTGTTGCGACAATTTCTCCAGATTATTTTTGTATGCCTTCAACTGCTTGTGTGGTGGCACATAATTTAGGAATTGTTGGCAAGCCTGCATTTGATATTGCCGCAGCTTGTAGTGGGTTTATTTATCTGCTTTTTTTGGCAAAGTCTTTGATTGAGTCAAGGGCGCATAAAAATATCTTAATTATCGGTGCCGAAAAGCTTTCAAGCATTATTGATATGCAAGATAGAAGCACTTGTGTGCTTTTTGGCGATGGGGCTGGGGCAGCTGTGATTAGCCAAACACAGCATAAAGATTTAAGTATTTTAGATGTAAATTGTGCATCAAATGGACAATACCAAGACTTTTTAATGACTCCGGGTTGTGGAAGCAAGAATCCTGTAAATGATAGGGTTTTACAAGAGAGATTACAATTTATTAAAATGAAAGGTAATGAGACTTTTAAGCTTGCTGTTAAAACACTCACACAAGATGTTATTGAGATTTTAGAAAAAAACAATATAAGTAAAGATTTCATTGACTTTTTTATTCCCCATCAGGCGAACTTGCGTATCATTTCTGCTGTGGGTGATGCACTTTCTTTTCCTAAAGAAAAGATTGCTCTAACGGTGCAAAAATACGGCAACACTTCTGCTGCTTCAATCCCTATGGCAATCAATGAATTGTATGAAGAAGGTAGAATCCAAAAGGGTTCTAAACTTCTCTTAGACGCTTTTGGTGGTGGTTTAACTTGGGGTTCAGCAATTCTTGCTTTTAATGGAGAGAGTTTAGCCTAA
- a CDS encoding YggT family protein, producing the protein MVLSTFIQAFAQILSMVINIYIWVIIIAALISWVRPDPYNPIVQILARLTEPLYAKIRRFIPTFIGGVDLTPILVILVLKFIDLFVVKLLFQLSHNL; encoded by the coding sequence ATGGTTTTAAGCACTTTTATTCAAGCCTTTGCACAAATTTTAAGTATGGTAATTAACATTTATATTTGGGTGATTATCATCGCCGCTCTTATCTCTTGGGTGCGACCAGACCCTTATAATCCTATTGTTCAAATTCTAGCAAGACTTACCGAACCTCTTTATGCAAAGATTCGGAGATTTATTCCAACATTTATAGGAGGCGTGGATTTAACACCTATTCTTGTGATTTTAGTATTAAAATTCATTGATTTATTTGTTGTAAAATTACTTTTTCAGCTCTCTCACAATCTCTAA
- the ndk gene encoding nucleoside-diphosphate kinase, with the protein MEQTLSIIKPDAVQKNVIGKIVDRFESNGLRIAAMKKIRLSRNDAKEFYAVHKERPFFNDLVDFMVSGPVVVMVLEGLNAVAKNRELMGATNPKEAAAGTIRADFADSIDANAVHGSDSLENAQREVAFFFSTREIC; encoded by the coding sequence ATGGAGCAGACATTATCCATTATCAAGCCTGATGCAGTGCAAAAAAATGTGATTGGGAAAATTGTTGATAGATTTGAAAGCAATGGCTTAAGAATTGCAGCAATGAAAAAAATTAGGCTTAGTAGAAATGATGCAAAAGAATTTTATGCAGTGCATAAAGAGCGTCCTTTCTTTAATGATTTAGTTGATTTTATGGTAAGCGGACCTGTGGTTGTAATGGTTCTTGAGGGGTTAAATGCTGTGGCTAAAAATCGTGAGCTTATGGGAGCAACAAATCCAAAAGAAGCAGCAGCTGGGACTATCCGCGCAGACTTTGCTGATAGCATTGATGCAAATGCAGTGCATGGAAGCGATAGTTTAGAAAACGCACAAAGAGAGGTTGCATTTTTCTTTTCAACAAGGGAAATTTGTTAG
- the metK gene encoding methionine adenosyltransferase: MQKEFLFTSESVTEGHPDKMADQISDAILDYIIEHDPKARVACETLLSNGYCVIAGELKTHAYAPMQDIARRVVREIGYIDAKYGFDYRSAGVLNGIGEQSPDINQGVDREDGEIGAGDQGLMFGYACRETDVLMPLPIYLSHRITEGLARARKDGTLPFLRPDGKSQVTIKYANGKPVGIDTIVVSTQHSPETSQDTLRNSVIEEVVKKVLPKEFANDNIRYFVNPTGKFVIGGPQGDAGLTGRKIIVDTYGGSCPHGGGAFSGKDPSKVDRSGAYAMRYVAKNLVASGICDKATIQIAYAIGVVEPVSILVNTHGTGKVEDSKIEECVKKIFRLTPRGIIESLDLLRPIYQKTASYGHFGRELPEFTWEKTDKVEAIKDYFNL; the protein is encoded by the coding sequence ATGCAAAAAGAGTTTCTTTTTACTTCAGAATCTGTAACAGAAGGGCACCCCGATAAAATGGCTGACCAAATTAGTGACGCGATTTTAGACTATATTATTGAACACGACCCAAAGGCTAGAGTAGCTTGTGAAACCTTACTTTCTAATGGCTATTGCGTGATTGCTGGAGAGTTAAAAACACACGCTTATGCTCCTATGCAAGATATTGCAAGACGCGTTGTGCGTGAAATTGGCTATATTGACGCCAAATATGGCTTTGATTATAGAAGTGCCGGTGTTTTAAATGGAATCGGAGAGCAAAGCCCAGATATTAATCAAGGAGTTGATAGAGAAGATGGCGAGATAGGCGCAGGGGATCAAGGGCTTATGTTTGGCTATGCTTGCCGAGAAACTGATGTGCTAATGCCACTTCCTATTTATCTCTCTCACAGAATCACAGAAGGGCTAGCACGCGCTAGAAAGGACGGAACACTACCTTTCTTGCGCCCTGATGGCAAATCGCAAGTTACTATTAAATACGCAAATGGTAAGCCTGTTGGCATTGATACAATCGTTGTTTCTACACAGCACAGCCCTGAGACTTCACAAGATACACTAAGAAATTCTGTAATTGAAGAAGTGGTTAAAAAAGTGCTACCAAAAGAATTCGCAAACGATAATATTCGCTATTTTGTTAATCCCACAGGTAAGTTTGTTATCGGCGGACCACAAGGAGACGCAGGGCTTACAGGGCGTAAAATCATCGTAGATACTTATGGTGGAAGTTGCCCACACGGCGGGGGTGCATTTAGCGGAAAAGATCCTAGCAAAGTAGATAGAAGCGGTGCTTATGCAATGCGCTATGTGGCAAAAAACCTTGTTGCAAGCGGAATTTGCGATAAAGCTACTATTCAAATCGCTTATGCAATCGGTGTTGTAGAACCTGTCTCTATTCTTGTTAATACGCACGGAACAGGCAAAGTGGAAGACTCTAAAATTGAAGAATGTGTCAAAAAGATTTTTCGTTTAACACCGCGTGGAATCATTGAGTCTTTAGACTTATTGCGTCCGATTTATCAAAAAACAGCAAGCTATGGACACTTTGGAAGAGAGTTGCCAGAATTCACTTGGGAAAAGACTGACAAAGTAGAAGCAATTAAAGACTACTTCAATTTATAA